The Epinephelus lanceolatus isolate andai-2023 chromosome 21, ASM4190304v1, whole genome shotgun sequence genome has a segment encoding these proteins:
- the cops3 gene encoding COP9 signalosome complex subunit 3: MASALEQFVNNVRQLSAQGQMTQLCELINKSGELLAKNLSHLDTVLGALDIQEHSLGVLAVLFVKFSMPNIPDFETLFSQVQLFISTCNGEHIRYATDTFAGLCHQLTNALVERKQPLRGVVVLKQAIDKMQMNTNQLTSVHADLCQLCLLAKCFKPALPFLELDMMDICKENGAYDAKHFLCYYYYGGMIYTGLKNFERALYFYEQAITTPAMAVSHIMLEAYKKYILVSLILHGKVQPLPKYTSQIVGRFIKPLSNAYHELAQVYTTNNPAELRGLVNKHSETFTRDNNTGLVKQCLSSLYKKNIQRLTKTFLTLSLQDMASRVQLSGPQEAEKYVLHMIEDGEIYASINQKDGMVCFHDNPEKYNNPAMLHKIDQEMLKCIELDEKLKSMDQEITVNPQFVQKSMGSQEDDVGSKTSSYS; this comes from the exons ATGGCTTCAGCCTTGGAGCAGTTTGTGAACAATGTGCGGCAGCTCTCCGCTCAAG GCCAGATGACTCAGCTGTGCGAGTTGATCAACAAGAGTGGGGAGCTGCTGGCCAAAAATCTGTCCCACCTGGACACGGTGCTGGGGGCCCTGGACATCCAGGAGCACTCCCTAGGCGTGCTGGCTGTGCT ATTTGTGAAGTTCTCCATGCCAAACATCCCTGACTTTGAGACGCTCTTTTCCCAAGTCCAGCTTTTCATCAGTACCTGCAATGGGGAGCACATTAGATATGCAACAGACACTT ttgcTGGTCTCTGCCACCAGTTGACAAACGCCCTTGTAGAGCGGAAACAG CCATTGAGGGGTGTTGTCGTCCTAAAACAGGCAATAGACAAAATGCAGatgaacacaaaccaacttaCCTCAGTTCATGCAGACCTGTGTCAG CTGTGCTTGTTAGCAAAGTGCTTCAAGCCCGCCCTGCCCTTCTTGGAGTTGGACATGATGGACATCTGTAAGGAGAACGGAGCTTACGACGCAAAGCACTTTTTATGTTACTACTACTATGGTGGCATGATCTACACGGGCCTCAAAAACTTTGAAAGAGCACTGTATTTTTATGAACAG GCAATAACCACTCCAGCCATGGCAGTGAGCCACATCATGTTGGAAGCCTATAAGAAATACATCCTGGTGTCACTCATTCTCCACGGCAAAGTGCAGCCGCTGCCCAAATACACCTCACAAATAGTAGGGAGGTTCATCAAG CCCCTGAGCAACGCATACCACGAGTTAGCTCAGGTTTACACCACCAACAACCCGGCCGAGTTGCGCGGTCTGGTCAACAAACACAGCGAGACCTTCACACGAGACAACAACACAGGCCTGGTCAAACAGTGCCTCTCCTCCCTGTACAAGAAGAACATCCAGAGGCTAACAAAG ACCTTTCTGACGCTGTCCTTGCAAGACATGGCGAGTCGAGTGCAGCtgtcaggcccccaggaagcaGAGAAATACGTCTTACACATG ATTGAAGATGGTGAGATCTACGCTAGCATTAACCAAAAGGATGGCATGGTCTGCTTCCACGACAACCCCGAAAAATACAACAACCCAGCAATGCTCCACAAAATTGACCAAGAG ATGTTGAAATGTATAGAGCTGGACGAGAAACTAAAGTCTATGGATCAAGAAATCACAGTAAACCCACAATTTGTGCAGAAG AGTATGGGATCGCAGGAGGACGATGTTGGTAGCAAAACATCAAGTTATTCCTGA
- the nt5m gene encoding 5'(3')-deoxyribonucleotidase, mitochondrial — MLLYGTARLLGRGKTMLRDPVKRICGNMSSSSASGKRLRVLVDMDGVLADFEGGFLKKYRARYPEEPHITLEDRRGFWVSAQYGQLRSDLCEKAISIWESKDFFIELEPLPGGVEAVKEMAKMDNTDVFICTSPIKHYKHCPYEKYAWVEKHLGHDFLERVILTRDKTVIAGDILIDDKPDILGVEPKPTWEHVLFTACHNKHLSISPSHRRLLSWSDDWRAILDSKRQ, encoded by the exons ATGTTACTGTACGGCACCGCACGCCTACTAGGAAGAGGGAAAACTATGCTCCGTGATCCGGTTAAGAGGATTTGCGGAAACatgtcttcctcctctgcctcgGGTAAGAGACTGCGGGTTCTGGTCGACATGGACGGGGTTCTGGCGGACTTCGAAGGGGGGTTCTTGAAGAAGTATCGAGCCCGGTACCCGGAGGAACCCCACATCACCCTAGAAGACAGGAGAGGGTTTTGGGTGTCAGCGCAGTACGGGCAGCTGAGGAGTGACCTGTGT GAAAAAGCCATCAGTATCTGGGAGTCCAAGGACTTCTTCATAGAACTGGAGCCACTGCCAGGAGGAGTGGAGGCGGTCAAGGAGATGGCCAAGATGGATAA CACAGATGTCTTTATTTGCACCAGTCCAATAAAACATTATAAACACTGCCCGTATGAGAAG TATGCCTGGGTAGAGAAACATTTGGGCCATGACTTTCTGGAGCGAGTCATCCTAACCAGAGACAAGACAGTAATCGCCGGGGACATCCTCATCGATGATAAGCCTGACATTCTAG GCGTGGAGCCCAAACCGACGTGGGAGCACGTCCTGTTCACCGCCTGCCACAACAAGCATCTTTCCATCAGCCCCTCCCATAGACGACTCCTGTCTTGGTCGGACGACTGGAGGGCAATTCTGGACAGCAAAAGGCAGTGA